A single Cyclopterus lumpus isolate fCycLum1 chromosome 1, fCycLum1.pri, whole genome shotgun sequence DNA region contains:
- the LOC117736635 gene encoding cell wall adhesin EAP1-like isoform X1, with translation MPDLLTAVKLLAGSPVEIAAASVGETSLVKAVRKMEADGKGLDFILEVVEPDVLEATTEVVAEEEAEEATVATEEEVKYAEAAEELVKEDTSAPAAEVEEVEEMAASLSEEPTTSALTAEEGVSSTDTSPEDTAPAEDTPAEEATTTTPAAEAVPVEETTPAAESSVEDVPSDATVEADDALATTHSEAAAVVDTSQLAAASSGSDLEVLSAAEPEAASEAPVHEAKHCHSCHSAPSAAEEVAPPAALGVQCAGEEVVDITQEVEELLSLVEGQKPEVSIWTVKRCSVM, from the exons ATGCCAGATCTGCTCACAGCTGTGAAGCTCTTGGCCGGCTCTCCAGTTGAGATAGCGGCAGCTTCTGTTGGGGAGACAAGTCTGGTGAAAGCTGTCCGGAAAATGGAGGCTGATGGAAAGGGTTTGGACTTCATACTGGAGGTGGTAGAGCCAGATGTTCTGGAAGCAACCACAGAGGTGGTagctgaagaagaagctgaagaGGCAACTGTAGCTAccgaggaggaggtgaagtaTGCAGAGGCTGCTGAAGAGCTGGTAAAAGAAGATACATCTGCCCCTGcagcagaggtggaggaggtggaggagatggctGCATCTCTGTCTGAGGAACCTACAACTTCAGCCCTGACAGCGGAGGAGGGTGTCTCCTCTACAGATACATCACCTGAAGATACTGCTCCTGCTGAGGACACACCAGCTGAGgaggccaccaccaccacccccgcTGCTGAAGCTGTTCCAGTGGAGGAGACAACACCCGCTGCTGAGTCATCGGTGGAGGACGTGCCATCCGACGCAACAGTGGAGGCAGATGACGCTTTGGCAACAACACACAGTGAAGCTGCAGCAGTTGTGGACACGTCTCAGCTGGCAGCCGCCTCCTCTGGGTCAGACCTGGAGGTCCTTTCAGCTGCTGAACCAGAAGCTGCATCAGAGGCTCCAGTGCACGAGGCCAAGCACTGCCACTCTTGCCACTCTGCTCcatcagcagcagaggaggtggCGCCACCAGCTGCTTTGGGAGTGCAGTGTGCCGGAGAGGAAGTTGTGGATATAACACAGGAGGTCGAGGAGCTACTGTCCCTGGTGGAAGGACAAA AGCCAGAGGTGTCTATCTGGACAGTAAAACGCTGCTCAGTGATGTAA
- the LOC117736621 gene encoding fibrous sheath CABYR-binding protein-like isoform X2 — protein sequence MSHIINCQIYPQKTRTRCYIDKITIPLDHYNGQRWLLENTCPKPTSKHEHSSASPPAGGALAFLKGGVPSAISIGQQLRAAPQTSLKPAGNTRTRTRSPAADNRAKMFCRRALQRVGPLARRAFKPTSRNAPVRHMSFGVPGGSTNMAYFVLCGGGLTAAVVYAYKTVSGDSEPHEDRLASMAPTEKAPEVAAPAAEPAPVEEAAPAPEVVAESVPAIAETEAAAEPVIAESVPPPAEPVAETAAEPIVEAVSEAASVASEVVGAEPATEEAAPPAEAEEVAVAEEVAVAEEVAVAEEVAVAEEVAVSESAGTAVVDEALLAPPAPAAEAETGSAAPEANVAPAAEVAA from the exons ATGTCACATATTATAAACTGCCAAATCTACCCCCAAAAAACTAGAACCAGATGTTATATTGATAAGATTACTATACCTCTAGATCATTACAACGGCCAACGTTGGCTACTTGAGAATACTTGTCCTAAACCCACATCCAAACACGAACATAGTTCTGCCAGTCCTCCTGCAGGGGGCGCGCTGGCGTTCTTGAAAGGGGGTGTGCCCTCTGCAATCAGCATTGGACAGCAGCTGCGTGCTGCTCCTCAAACATCTTTAAAACCTGCTGGAAACACACGGACACGCACTCGTTCACCTGCTGCTGATAACCGAGCGAAGATGTTCTGCAGACGGGCATTGCAGCGAGTCGGGCCGCTGGCACGGAGGGCTTTCAAACCGACATCCAGAAATG CTCCAGTGCGACACATGTCCTTTGGGGTGCCTGGTGGCTCCACCAACATGGCATACTTTGTCCTGTGTGGAGGAGGCCTCACTGCTGCAGTTGTTTAT GCCTACAAGACAGTCAGCGGGGATAGTGAGCCCCATGAGGACCGACTCGCCAGCATGGCCCCGACAGAAAAGG CACCAGAAGtagcagctcctgcagctgaaCCCGCCCCAGTGGAGGAGGCAGCGCCAGCCCCCGAGGTCGTCGCAGAGTCGGTCCCTGCTATTGCCGAAACCGAGGCTGCTGCCGAACCTGTCATTGCAGAGTCTGTCCCTCCTCCTGCAGAACCAGTAGCGGAGACCGCTGCCGAACCCATCGTCGAGGCTGTGTCTGAAGCAGCCTCAGTGGCCTCTGAGGTGGTCGGTGCGGAGCCAGCAACAGAAGAAGCTGCTCCACCTGCAGAGGCAGAGGAGGTCGCTGTCGCAGAGGAGGTCGCTGTCGCAGAGGAGGTCGCTGTCGCAGAGGAGGTCGCTGTCGCAGAGGAGGTCGCTGTCTCAGAGAGTGCTGGTACGGCAGTAGTAGATGAAGCCCTTCTTGCCCCTCCTGCTCCCGCTGCTGAAGCAGAGACTGGCTCTGCAGCCCCAGAGGCTAACGTGGCACCTGCTGCAGAGGTGGCTGCATAA
- the LOC117736621 gene encoding fibrous sheath CABYR-binding protein-like isoform X1, whose protein sequence is MFCRRALQRVGPLARRAFKPTSRNAAPVRHMSFGVPGGSTNMAYFVLCGGGLTAAVVYAYKTVSGDSEPHEDRLASMAPTEKAPEVAAPAAEPAPVEEAAPAPEVVAESVPAIAETEAAAEPVIAESVPPPAEPVAETAAEPIVEAVSEAASVASEVVGAEPATEEAAPPAEAEEVAVAEEVAVAEEVAVAEEVAVAEEVAVSESAGTAVVDEALLAPPAPAAEAETGSAAPEANVAPAAEVAA, encoded by the exons ATGTTCTGCAGACGGGCATTGCAGCGAGTCGGGCCGCTGGCACGGAGGGCTTTCAAACCGACATCCAGAAATG CAGCTCCAGTGCGACACATGTCCTTTGGGGTGCCTGGTGGCTCCACCAACATGGCATACTTTGTCCTGTGTGGAGGAGGCCTCACTGCTGCAGTTGTTTAT GCCTACAAGACAGTCAGCGGGGATAGTGAGCCCCATGAGGACCGACTCGCCAGCATGGCCCCGACAGAAAAGG CACCAGAAGtagcagctcctgcagctgaaCCCGCCCCAGTGGAGGAGGCAGCGCCAGCCCCCGAGGTCGTCGCAGAGTCGGTCCCTGCTATTGCCGAAACCGAGGCTGCTGCCGAACCTGTCATTGCAGAGTCTGTCCCTCCTCCTGCAGAACCAGTAGCGGAGACCGCTGCCGAACCCATCGTCGAGGCTGTGTCTGAAGCAGCCTCAGTGGCCTCTGAGGTGGTCGGTGCGGAGCCAGCAACAGAAGAAGCTGCTCCACCTGCAGAGGCAGAGGAGGTCGCTGTCGCAGAGGAGGTCGCTGTCGCAGAGGAGGTCGCTGTCGCAGAGGAGGTCGCTGTCGCAGAGGAGGTCGCTGTCTCAGAGAGTGCTGGTACGGCAGTAGTAGATGAAGCCCTTCTTGCCCCTCCTGCTCCCGCTGCTGAAGCAGAGACTGGCTCTGCAGCCCCAGAGGCTAACGTGGCACCTGCTGCAGAGGTGGCTGCATAA
- the LOC117736635 gene encoding cell wall adhesin EAP1-like isoform X2, protein MPDLLTAVKLLAGSPVEIAAASVGETSLVKAVRKMEADGKGLDFILEVVEPDVLEATTEVVAEEEAEEATVATEEEVKYAEAAEELVKEDTSAPAAEVEEVEEMAASLSEEPTTSALTAEEGVSSTDTSPEDTAPAEDTPAEEATTTTPAAEAVPVEETTPAAESSVEDVPSDATVEADDALATTHSEAAAVVDTSQLAAASSGSDLEVLSAAEPEAASEAPVHEAKHCHSCHSAPSAAEEVAPPAALGVQCAGEEVVDITQEVEELLSLVEGQTTETMVVATTHVMT, encoded by the exons ATGCCAGATCTGCTCACAGCTGTGAAGCTCTTGGCCGGCTCTCCAGTTGAGATAGCGGCAGCTTCTGTTGGGGAGACAAGTCTGGTGAAAGCTGTCCGGAAAATGGAGGCTGATGGAAAGGGTTTGGACTTCATACTGGAGGTGGTAGAGCCAGATGTTCTGGAAGCAACCACAGAGGTGGTagctgaagaagaagctgaagaGGCAACTGTAGCTAccgaggaggaggtgaagtaTGCAGAGGCTGCTGAAGAGCTGGTAAAAGAAGATACATCTGCCCCTGcagcagaggtggaggaggtggaggagatggctGCATCTCTGTCTGAGGAACCTACAACTTCAGCCCTGACAGCGGAGGAGGGTGTCTCCTCTACAGATACATCACCTGAAGATACTGCTCCTGCTGAGGACACACCAGCTGAGgaggccaccaccaccacccccgcTGCTGAAGCTGTTCCAGTGGAGGAGACAACACCCGCTGCTGAGTCATCGGTGGAGGACGTGCCATCCGACGCAACAGTGGAGGCAGATGACGCTTTGGCAACAACACACAGTGAAGCTGCAGCAGTTGTGGACACGTCTCAGCTGGCAGCCGCCTCCTCTGGGTCAGACCTGGAGGTCCTTTCAGCTGCTGAACCAGAAGCTGCATCAGAGGCTCCAGTGCACGAGGCCAAGCACTGCCACTCTTGCCACTCTGCTCcatcagcagcagaggaggtggCGCCACCAGCTGCTTTGGGAGTGCAGTGTGCCGGAGAGGAAGTTGTGGATATAACACAGGAGGTCGAGGAGCTACTGTCCCTGGTGGAAGGACAAA CCACAGAGACTATGGTGGTGGCGACAACCCATGTCATGACATGA